The following proteins are encoded in a genomic region of Maribacter hydrothermalis:
- the ffh gene encoding signal recognition particle protein yields the protein MFDNLSDKLDKALHVLKGHGQITEINVAETTKEVRRALLDADVNFKIAKEFTNRVKEKALGQDVLTTLQPGQLMVKIVKDELTQLMGGESEGINLSGNPSVILMSGLQGSGKTTFSGKLANFLKTKKSKKPLLVACDVYRPAAIDQLHVVGEQIGVPVYSDRENTDPVSIAQAGIAKAKAEGHNVVIIDTAGRLAVDEKMMAEISDIHKAIQPQETLFVVDSMTGQDAVNTAKAFNDILNFDGVILTKLDGDTRGGAAISIKSVVDKPIKFIGTGEKMEAIDIFYPSRMADRILGMGDVISLVERAQEQFDEEEARKIQKKIAKNKFGFDDFLSQIQQIKKMGNMKDLMGMIPGAGKALKGLDIDDDAFKHIEAIIYSMTPDERSTPSKLNASRKKRIAKGAGREVQEINQLLKQFDQMSKMMKMMQGGGGKKMMQMMGAMKGMK from the coding sequence ATGTTCGATAATTTAAGCGATAAGCTAGACAAGGCATTACATGTACTAAAAGGACATGGTCAAATTACAGAAATTAATGTTGCAGAGACTACCAAGGAAGTACGCCGAGCTTTATTGGATGCGGATGTTAACTTTAAAATAGCCAAAGAATTTACCAATAGGGTAAAAGAAAAGGCATTGGGGCAAGATGTATTGACAACTTTACAACCTGGTCAGTTAATGGTCAAGATTGTAAAGGATGAGCTTACTCAATTAATGGGTGGTGAGTCTGAAGGTATTAACCTATCTGGTAATCCATCCGTAATATTAATGTCCGGTTTACAGGGTTCTGGTAAGACTACCTTTTCTGGTAAGCTTGCTAATTTCCTAAAAACAAAAAAATCTAAAAAGCCATTATTGGTTGCTTGTGATGTATATCGTCCTGCAGCAATAGATCAGTTGCACGTGGTTGGTGAGCAAATAGGTGTGCCTGTATATTCTGATAGGGAAAATACAGATCCTGTTTCCATCGCTCAAGCAGGTATTGCTAAGGCCAAGGCAGAAGGACATAACGTGGTTATCATAGATACCGCTGGTCGTTTAGCGGTTGATGAGAAAATGATGGCAGAGATATCTGACATCCATAAAGCAATACAACCTCAAGAGACTTTGTTCGTTGTAGATTCTATGACGGGTCAAGATGCTGTGAATACGGCAAAAGCCTTTAACGATATCTTGAATTTCGATGGGGTTATCTTAACTAAGTTAGATGGTGATACCCGTGGTGGTGCAGCTATTTCTATTAAATCGGTCGTTGATAAGCCAATTAAATTTATTGGTACGGGTGAAAAGATGGAAGCTATTGATATCTTCTATCCTTCACGTATGGCCGATCGTATTCTGGGTATGGGTGATGTTATATCACTTGTTGAAAGAGCGCAAGAGCAGTTTGATGAAGAGGAAGCTAGAAAGATTCAAAAGAAAATCGCCAAAAATAAATTCGGATTCGATGATTTCCTGAGCCAAATTCAACAAATCAAGAAGATGGGTAATATGAAAGACCTTATGGGGATGATTCCTGGTGCAGGAAAAGCCCTAAAAGGTTTGGATATTGATGATGATGCCTTCAAGCATATTGAAGCTATTATTTATTCAATGACTCCAGATGAGCGTTCTACGCCTTCTAAATTAAATGCAAGTAGAAAAAAACGTATTGCAAAAGGTGCGGGTAGGGAAGTTCAGGAAATTAATCAGCTTTTAAAACAGTTTGACCAAATGAGCAAAATGATGAAAATGATGCAAGGCGGTGGCGGTAAAAAGATGATGCAGATGATGGGCGCGATGAAAGGAATGAAATAA